Proteins from a genomic interval of Fervidobacterium gondwanense DSM 13020:
- the rpmB gene encoding 50S ribosomal protein L28, which produces MAKCEICGKEPRAGKNVSHSNRHTNRWFKPNVQKVRVLLDDGTVKRMSVCTSCLKAGKVKRYVSRSQSVEVEA; this is translated from the coding sequence ATGGCAAAGTGCGAAATATGCGGGAAAGAACCAAGAGCAGGAAAGAATGTCAGCCACTCGAACAGACACACGAACAGATGGTTCAAGCCAAATGTTCAGAAAGTTAGGGTTCTTCTTGACGATGGTACAGTCAAGAGAATGAGTGTTTGTACAAGCTGTCTCAAGGCCGGTAAGGTAAAGAGATACGTTAGCAGATCTCAATCAGTTGAAGTAGAAGCATAA
- the pyk gene encoding pyruvate kinase gives MRKTKIVATIGPASESEENITKLVQCGVNVFRLNSSHETIEVHGERIKRLKRVREKGYPLAILLDLAGPKIRTGKFESDYVTLKEGEYCEIVCGEEFVGSEKRFWINYDKLYQEIKSGEKILINDGAVALTVDSVDVEKKTITCIIERGGTITHKRGVNLPGVDVSIPSITERDKEFIKLGNEERIDYFALSFVRKAKDIEDAKKLTDIPIVAKIETVQALDNLEEIIIKSDAVMVARGDLGVEIPISQVPIAQKRIIEISNLYKKPVITATQMLESMINNATPTRAEVTDISNAILDGTDAIMLSAETSIGKYPCEAVKVMDEVAQNTEKYMEEYETFKLDWLKEYSSSLDLPSAISYSATTLAKNIDAKMIITATSTGSTAIHVSKFKPAIPIMAATNSYETYCRLSLVWGVLPVMLEENLSTDEMIESVTEKAKKLGFVNSGDKVVIVAGIPWGKPGTTNTVQVQEIK, from the coding sequence ATGAGAAAAACAAAAATCGTTGCCACTATTGGACCTGCAAGCGAATCGGAAGAGAATATAACCAAACTGGTGCAGTGCGGCGTTAATGTTTTCAGGCTCAATTCATCTCACGAGACTATTGAGGTTCACGGGGAGCGTATAAAAAGGCTAAAAAGAGTGAGAGAAAAAGGTTATCCTTTGGCGATACTACTTGACCTTGCAGGACCAAAGATAAGAACGGGAAAATTCGAAAGTGACTACGTGACTTTAAAAGAAGGGGAATACTGTGAAATCGTGTGTGGTGAAGAATTTGTTGGAAGTGAAAAGAGATTTTGGATTAACTACGATAAGCTTTATCAAGAGATAAAATCTGGTGAAAAGATACTTATAAACGATGGAGCTGTTGCGTTGACGGTTGACAGTGTCGATGTCGAAAAAAAGACTATAACATGTATCATCGAAAGGGGCGGTACTATAACACATAAGCGTGGCGTTAATCTTCCTGGGGTTGATGTATCCATTCCTTCGATTACGGAGCGGGATAAGGAATTCATAAAACTCGGAAATGAGGAGAGAATAGATTACTTTGCTCTCTCCTTTGTGAGGAAGGCAAAAGATATAGAAGATGCGAAAAAGCTTACTGATATCCCCATTGTAGCAAAGATAGAAACGGTTCAAGCCCTCGACAATTTGGAAGAAATAATAATAAAATCAGATGCCGTAATGGTAGCAAGGGGAGACCTTGGTGTCGAGATACCAATTTCGCAAGTACCAATTGCTCAGAAGAGAATTATTGAAATATCTAATCTTTACAAGAAACCCGTCATAACTGCGACCCAGATGCTTGAGAGTATGATAAACAACGCGACGCCTACAAGAGCGGAAGTTACCGATATCTCGAACGCAATACTTGATGGCACTGATGCGATAATGCTTTCAGCGGAAACATCTATAGGTAAATATCCTTGCGAAGCTGTTAAGGTTATGGACGAGGTAGCGCAGAATACGGAAAAATATATGGAAGAATACGAGACATTCAAATTGGACTGGTTAAAAGAGTATTCGTCCAGCTTGGATCTGCCGAGCGCCATCTCTTACTCTGCTACTACTCTGGCGAAGAATATAGACGCGAAGATGATCATAACAGCTACAAGTACCGGTTCAACGGCGATACACGTTTCTAAATTCAAACCGGCAATACCAATAATGGCAGCAACGAATTCGTATGAAACATACTGCAGGCTTTCACTTGTTTGGGGTGTTTTACCAGTTATGCTTGAAGAAAATTTGTCAACCGATGAGATGATCGAGAGCGTTACAGAAAAAGCCAAGAAACTTGGATTTGTGAATTCGGGTGATAAAGTAGTCATCGTTGCTGGAATACCGTGGGGTAAACCAGGAACGACTAATACCGTACAGGTGCAGGAAATAAAATAA